A DNA window from Halorubrum sp. DM2 contains the following coding sequences:
- a CDS encoding 50S ribosomal protein L6, whose amino-acid sequence MNRVEIEIPDDVSAETDHLELTVEGPNGSVTRRLWYPDVDVSVEDGAVVITADNEDAKTNATVGTFESHVANMIHGVTEGWEYAMEVYYAHFPMQVTVEGDEVVIENFLGESAARRTPIRGDTEVQVDGETVTLTGSDKEAVGQTAADIEQLTKVTDKDTRVFQDGVYIVEKPTGGA is encoded by the coding sequence ATGAACAGAGTCGAAATCGAGATTCCGGACGACGTCTCCGCCGAGACCGACCACCTCGAACTCACCGTCGAGGGTCCCAACGGGAGCGTCACGCGACGCCTCTGGTACCCCGACGTCGACGTGTCGGTCGAGGACGGCGCGGTGGTCATCACCGCCGACAACGAGGACGCGAAGACCAACGCGACGGTCGGCACCTTCGAGAGCCACGTCGCCAACATGATCCACGGCGTCACCGAGGGATGGGAGTACGCGATGGAAGTGTACTACGCTCACTTCCCGATGCAGGTGACCGTGGAGGGCGACGAGGTCGTCATCGAGAACTTCCTCGGAGAGAGCGCCGCGCGGCGCACCCCGATTCGCGGAGACACTGAGGTACAGGTCGACGGCGAGACGGTCACGCTGACGGGCTCCGACAAGGAGGCCGTCGGGCAGACCGCCGCCGACATCGAACAGCTGACGAAGGTGACCGACAAGGACACGCGCGTCTTCCAGGACGGCGTGTACATCGTCGAGAAGCCCACCGGAGGTGCCTAA
- a CDS encoding 30S ribosomal protein S8, translating into MTGNDPFTNALAGMDNAESVGHLSYTVEPASNTIGSVLEVLYDRGYVDGFEYVDDGKAGKFEVELKGAINECGAVKPRYSAGADEFEKWEKRYLPARDYGTLIVTTSHGVMSHYEAREQGIGGQVIAYVY; encoded by the coding sequence ATGACGGGAAACGATCCATTCACCAACGCGCTCGCCGGCATGGACAACGCCGAGAGCGTTGGCCATCTGTCGTACACGGTAGAGCCCGCTTCGAACACCATCGGCTCCGTCCTCGAGGTCCTCTACGACCGCGGGTACGTCGACGGCTTCGAGTACGTCGACGACGGGAAGGCCGGGAAGTTCGAGGTCGAACTGAAAGGCGCGATCAACGAGTGTGGCGCAGTCAAGCCCCGCTACTCGGCGGGCGCTGACGAGTTCGAGAAGTGGGAGAAGCGGTACCTCCCCGCCCGTGACTACGGGACGCTCATCGTCACGACGAGCCACGGCGTCATGAGCCACTACGAGGCCCGCGAACAGGGCATCGGTGGCCAAGTGATCGCATACGTCTACTAA
- a CDS encoding 30S ribosomal protein S14, with translation MSEANNDTGEHAAKRTDSRHTCRRCDREQGLVGKYDINLCRQCFREVARDMGFEKYS, from the coding sequence ATGAGCGAAGCGAACAACGACACGGGCGAGCACGCCGCGAAGCGCACCGACTCCCGGCACACGTGCCGGCGGTGCGACCGCGAGCAGGGACTCGTCGGCAAGTACGATATCAACCTCTGCCGGCAGTGTTTCCGCGAGGTCGCCCGAGACATGGGATTCGAGAAGTACAGCTGA
- a CDS encoding 50S ribosomal protein L5: MSEADSAANEMREPYLEKVVVHMGVGQGGEPLADAEEIIEEITGQQSVRTTSKRTIAEFGIRKGDPIGVKVTLRGEDAHAFLETALELVEIGRSQFDDTGNLSFGVEDHTDFPSQEYDPNTGIYGLDVTTTIVRPGYRVSKRDKATGTIPARHRMTAEDAAAFLETNFNVEVTE; the protein is encoded by the coding sequence ATGAGTGAAGCCGACAGCGCCGCCAACGAGATGCGCGAGCCGTACCTCGAGAAGGTCGTCGTCCACATGGGCGTCGGGCAGGGCGGTGAACCCCTCGCCGACGCCGAGGAGATCATCGAGGAGATCACGGGCCAGCAGTCGGTCCGGACCACCTCGAAGCGCACCATCGCCGAGTTCGGGATCCGCAAGGGCGACCCGATCGGCGTCAAGGTGACGCTGCGGGGCGAGGACGCGCACGCGTTCCTCGAAACCGCGCTGGAGCTGGTCGAAATCGGCCGGAGCCAGTTCGACGACACGGGCAACCTCAGCTTCGGGGTCGAGGACCACACCGACTTCCCGAGCCAGGAGTACGATCCCAACACCGGGATCTACGGTCTCGACGTGACGACGACGATCGTCCGTCCCGGCTACCGCGTCTCGAAGCGCGACAAGGCGACGGGGACAATCCCCGCCCGCCACCGGATGACAGCCGAGGACGCGGCCGCGTTCCTCGAAACGAACTTCAACGTCGAGGTAACCGAATGA
- a CDS encoding 30S ribosomal protein S4e, whose product MTRHQKRLSVPNSWPVERKTDTFTVKAGAGPHGEAGVPLVVLLRDVLGYVDSTKEARYALNNDSILVNGDAISDEQRPIGMFDILAFPERGEYFRVFPDEGGRLALTPVDEEAAGSRLGKITNKTVVPGGVVQLTLHDGTNVRVDDDADYETNDSIVVDNETKEIVAHFEYEEGALVTAVAGQHAGQIGEIDDIDVTLGSGDNTVTVASEDGGYETVEEYVVVIDENFTDDEEAGDSDE is encoded by the coding sequence ATGACGCGACACCAGAAGCGACTGTCAGTACCGAACTCCTGGCCGGTCGAGCGCAAGACGGACACGTTCACGGTGAAGGCGGGCGCGGGCCCGCACGGCGAGGCGGGCGTTCCGCTCGTCGTCCTGCTTCGGGACGTGCTCGGCTACGTCGACTCGACGAAGGAGGCGCGCTACGCGCTGAACAACGACTCGATCCTCGTCAACGGGGACGCCATCTCGGACGAACAGCGTCCGATCGGGATGTTCGACATCCTGGCGTTCCCCGAGCGCGGGGAGTACTTCCGCGTCTTCCCCGACGAGGGCGGTCGGCTCGCGCTGACTCCCGTCGACGAGGAGGCCGCGGGCAGCCGGCTCGGGAAGATCACGAACAAGACCGTCGTCCCCGGCGGGGTCGTCCAGCTGACGCTCCACGACGGGACGAACGTCCGCGTCGACGACGACGCGGACTACGAGACGAACGACTCGATCGTCGTCGACAACGAGACGAAGGAGATCGTCGCCCACTTCGAGTACGAGGAGGGTGCACTCGTGACCGCCGTCGCCGGCCAGCACGCCGGTCAGATCGGCGAGATCGACGACATCGACGTGACTCTCGGGTCCGGAGACAACACCGTCACCGTCGCCAGCGAGGACGGCGGCTACGAGACGGTCGAGGAGTACGTCGTCGTCATCGACGAGAACTTCACGGACGACGAGGAGGCGGGTGATTCGGATGAGTGA
- the rplX gene encoding 50S ribosomal protein L24 — MTKQPRKQRKRSETAPLHERQNQVRATLTADLREEYGQRNVRVNAGDTVEVLRGDAAGTEAEVVSVDLSAERITVEDVTVEKADGEEVPRPIPASNVRVTELDLEDERREARLQEDNE, encoded by the coding sequence ATGACGAAACAGCCACGCAAACAACGAAAACGGTCGGAGACCGCGCCGCTCCACGAGCGGCAGAACCAGGTCCGGGCCACCCTCACCGCCGATCTCCGCGAGGAGTATGGACAGCGGAACGTCCGCGTCAACGCCGGCGACACCGTCGAGGTGCTTCGCGGCGACGCGGCCGGGACGGAGGCGGAGGTCGTCTCCGTCGACCTGTCCGCCGAGCGGATCACGGTCGAGGACGTCACCGTCGAGAAGGCGGACGGGGAGGAGGTTCCCCGCCCCATCCCGGCGAGTAACGTCCGGGTGACCGAACTGGACCTCGAAGACGAGCGCCGCGAGGCGCGGCTCCAGGAGGACAACGAATGA
- a CDS encoding 50S ribosomal protein L14: protein MEALKADVTQGLSKGSLITCADNTGARELKVISVSGYSGTKNRHPKAGIGDKVTVSVTKGTPEMRRQVLEAVVVRQRKPIRRPDGTRVKFEDNAAVIIDDLEEPRGTEIKGPVAREVAERFGSIASTATMIV from the coding sequence ATGGAGGCGCTCAAGGCCGATGTCACGCAGGGGCTCTCGAAGGGCTCGCTCATCACGTGCGCCGACAACACCGGCGCTCGTGAGCTGAAGGTCATCTCCGTGTCGGGCTACTCCGGCACGAAGAACCGTCACCCGAAGGCAGGAATCGGCGACAAGGTGACCGTCTCGGTCACGAAAGGGACCCCGGAGATGCGGCGGCAGGTGCTGGAGGCGGTCGTCGTCCGCCAGCGCAAGCCGATCCGCCGTCCGGACGGCACGCGCGTGAAGTTCGAGGACAACGCGGCCGTCATCATCGACGACCTCGAGGAGCCGCGGGGCACGGAGATCAAAGGCCCCGTCGCCCGCGAGGTCGCCGAACGGTTCGGGAGCATCGCCTCGACCGCGACGATGATCGTCTAA
- a CDS encoding 30S ribosomal protein S17 — MAIGIDVPTPPEPDNPEDYDYEKCPFYGQLSVRGQTREGTVVSTDMAKTVIVEREYDVFVPKYDRYMKRRSRIPAHVPGVLDSLEVGDEVTIAETRPLSKTKSHVVVEILSGDQ, encoded by the coding sequence ATGGCGATAGGAATCGACGTACCCACGCCTCCGGAGCCAGACAACCCGGAGGATTACGACTACGAGAAGTGCCCGTTCTACGGGCAGCTCTCCGTCCGCGGCCAGACCCGCGAGGGAACGGTCGTGTCGACGGACATGGCAAAGACCGTCATCGTCGAGCGAGAGTACGACGTGTTCGTGCCGAAATACGATCGGTACATGAAGCGTCGCTCGCGCATCCCGGCCCACGTGCCGGGCGTGCTCGACTCGCTCGAAGTCGGTGACGAAGTGACAATCGCGGAGACGCGACCGCTCTCGAAGACGAAGTCCCACGTCGTCGTCGAGATCCTGTCGGGTGATCAGTGA
- a CDS encoding ribonuclease P protein component 1, producing the protein MISPDNLVRHELVGLPVRVVDADSDAHAGVVGRVLDETFGTLVVRTASGDKRVPKSGATFEFGVVETPTARTDEAAGDAQSPGSASQLGSDTTGVRPRQSGPSGSTSAVDGDGAGPASRRGECKDAVYATVDGDRLRYRPAERTERGATQWR; encoded by the coding sequence ATGATCTCCCCCGACAACCTCGTTAGGCACGAACTCGTCGGCCTCCCGGTTCGGGTGGTCGACGCCGACAGCGACGCCCACGCCGGCGTCGTCGGTCGCGTGCTCGACGAGACGTTCGGCACCCTCGTGGTCCGAACGGCGTCGGGGGACAAGCGCGTGCCCAAGTCGGGCGCGACGTTCGAGTTCGGCGTCGTCGAGACGCCGACCGCTCGCACAGATGAAGCCGCCGGCGACGCGCAGTCGCCGGGGTCCGCGTCCCAACTCGGGTCGGATACTACGGGGGTCCGCCCCCGTCAGTCTGGCCCGTCCGGGTCCACAAGCGCCGTCGACGGTGACGGTGCGGGTCCGGCGAGCCGACGAGGCGAGTGCAAAGATGCGGTCTACGCGACGGTGGATGGCGATCGGTTGCGATATCGACCCGCCGAACGCACCGAACGAGGTGCCACACAATGGCGATAG
- the rpmC gene encoding 50S ribosomal protein L29 — protein sequence MAILYTDEIRDMTAAEREVELEELETELLNSKAQRAAGGMPESPGRVNELKKTIARIKTIQTEEGDFDEDEQ from the coding sequence ATGGCGATCCTCTACACAGACGAGATCCGCGACATGACCGCGGCGGAGCGGGAGGTCGAACTCGAGGAGCTCGAGACCGAGCTGCTCAACTCGAAGGCGCAGCGGGCGGCCGGCGGCATGCCGGAGAGCCCGGGCCGCGTCAACGAGCTGAAGAAGACCATCGCGCGGATCAAGACGATCCAGACGGAAGAAGGCGACTTCGACGAGGACGAACAGTAA
- a CDS encoding 30S ribosomal protein S3, which yields MADEHQFIEDGLRRSQINEFFADELGRAGYGGMDVAQTPMGTQIVLKAEKPGMVIGKGGKNIRKITTELEDRFDMDDPQIDVQEVDEPDLNAQIVADRLANALERGWYFRKAGHTTIDRIMDAGALGAEIVLSGKVTGARSRVEKFNRGYIKHNGEPAEEVVDHGQGVAVMKLGTIGVNVKIIPPGATLPDDFEVREDAEVPEVEQAAAAGDDEGVEALLEEEPEEVPDVGAGDDVDVPDEDPAEAIDEEVVEEVVEETQDTASEATDVAAEEPVTDEDVEADELDELDEEIESEAADLVAEMEAADEEDEEDE from the coding sequence ATGGCTGACGAACACCAATTCATCGAGGACGGCCTGCGCCGTTCCCAGATCAACGAGTTCTTCGCGGACGAGCTCGGCCGCGCCGGCTACGGCGGGATGGACGTCGCCCAGACGCCGATGGGCACGCAGATCGTCTTAAAGGCCGAAAAGCCCGGCATGGTGATCGGAAAAGGCGGGAAGAACATCCGCAAGATCACCACCGAGCTGGAGGACCGCTTCGACATGGACGACCCGCAGATCGACGTTCAGGAGGTCGACGAGCCCGACCTGAACGCCCAGATCGTTGCGGACCGTCTCGCGAACGCCCTCGAACGCGGCTGGTACTTCCGGAAGGCCGGTCACACGACGATCGACCGGATCATGGACGCCGGCGCGTTAGGTGCCGAGATCGTCTTGTCCGGTAAGGTCACCGGGGCGCGCTCGCGCGTCGAGAAGTTCAACCGCGGCTACATCAAGCACAACGGCGAGCCCGCGGAGGAGGTCGTCGACCACGGCCAAGGCGTCGCCGTCATGAAGCTCGGCACGATCGGCGTCAACGTGAAGATCATCCCGCCGGGCGCGACGCTGCCCGACGACTTCGAGGTCCGCGAGGACGCCGAGGTCCCGGAGGTCGAGCAGGCCGCGGCCGCGGGCGACGACGAGGGCGTCGAGGCGCTCTTGGAAGAAGAGCCCGAGGAGGTCCCGGACGTCGGGGCCGGCGACGACGTCGATGTCCCCGACGAGGACCCCGCAGAGGCTATCGACGAGGAGGTCGTCGAGGAGGTCGTCGAGGAGACGCAGGACACGGCCAGCGAGGCCACCGACGTCGCCGCGGAGGAACCGGTCACCGACGAGGACGTCGAGGCCGACGAACTCGACGAGCTCGACGAAGAGATCGAGTCCGAGGCGGCCGACCTCGTCGCCGAGATGGAGGCGGCCGACGAGGAAGACGAGGAGGACGAGTAA
- a CDS encoding 50S ribosomal protein L22, whose protein sequence is MGINYSVEADPETTAKGMLRDRPISVKDSKEISREIKGETVADAEEFLREVIDEETSVPMRQHNAGAGHRSDIDGWDAGRYPEKAAKDFLKLLENVRNNADEQGFDGEEMVIKHVAPHKVGERPGRNPRAAGATEWNTTLADVELIIEEPEADN, encoded by the coding sequence ATGGGAATCAACTACAGCGTCGAGGCCGACCCGGAGACCACCGCCAAGGGGATGCTCCGCGACCGGCCCATCAGCGTGAAGGACAGCAAGGAGATCTCCCGAGAGATCAAAGGCGAGACGGTCGCCGACGCGGAGGAGTTCCTCCGGGAAGTCATCGACGAGGAGACCTCGGTGCCGATGCGCCAGCACAACGCCGGCGCGGGTCACCGCTCCGACATCGACGGCTGGGACGCGGGACGGTACCCCGAGAAGGCCGCGAAGGACTTCCTCAAGCTCTTGGAGAACGTCAGGAACAACGCCGACGAGCAGGGATTCGACGGCGAGGAGATGGTCATCAAACACGTCGCCCCGCACAAGGTCGGCGAACGACCCGGTCGGAACCCCCGCGCCGCGGGCGCGACGGAGTGGAACACCACGCTCGCCGACGTCGAACTGATCATCGAGGAGCCGGAGGCTGACAACTAA
- a CDS encoding 30S ribosomal protein S19, producing the protein MSSDYRTGREGKEFAYRGHSLDELQEMDVDEVAELLPARQRRSIVRGLGTEQQKLLETVRSRDKETTADDPIRTHLRDMPILPEFVGVTFSVYNGHSFERVQVEPEMIGHYLGEFHLTRSTVEHGQAGIGATRSSKFVPLK; encoded by the coding sequence ATGAGTTCAGATTACCGAACCGGCCGCGAGGGCAAGGAGTTCGCCTACCGCGGTCACTCGCTCGACGAGCTGCAGGAGATGGACGTAGACGAGGTCGCGGAACTGCTCCCCGCACGCCAGCGGCGAAGCATCGTTCGCGGACTCGGCACCGAACAGCAGAAGCTGCTGGAGACGGTCCGGAGCCGCGACAAGGAGACGACGGCCGACGACCCGATCCGGACGCATCTGCGCGACATGCCGATCCTGCCGGAGTTCGTCGGCGTCACCTTCTCCGTGTACAACGGTCACAGCTTCGAGCGCGTTCAGGTCGAGCCCGAGATGATCGGGCACTACCTCGGTGAGTTCCACCTCACGCGAAGCACCGTCGAACACGGTCAGGCCGGCATCGGCGCGACCCGGTCCTCGAAGTTCGTGCCCCTCAAGTAA
- a CDS encoding 50S ribosomal protein L2 produces MGRRIQGQRRGRGGPTFRAPSHRYKAELSHKKLEDVDTITGEIVGIEHDPARSAPLAEIEFEDDDRRLVLAPEGVRVGETIQVGVSAEIKPGNTLPLAEIPEGVPVCNVESNRGDGGKFARASGVSATLLTHDRDVAVVELPSGEVKRLDPQCRATIGVVAGGGRTEKPFVKAGNKHHKMKARGTKYPRVRGVAMNAVDHPFGGGGRQHPGQPKSVSRNAPPGRKVGDIASKRTGRGSNK; encoded by the coding sequence ATGGGACGACGAATTCAAGGACAACGGCGCGGACGCGGCGGCCCGACGTTCCGGGCCCCCTCCCACCGTTACAAGGCGGAACTGTCGCACAAGAAGCTCGAAGACGTGGACACGATCACCGGCGAGATTGTCGGGATCGAACACGACCCCGCCCGCTCGGCTCCGCTCGCGGAGATCGAGTTCGAGGACGACGACCGTCGGCTCGTGCTTGCGCCGGAAGGCGTGCGCGTGGGCGAGACGATTCAGGTCGGCGTCTCGGCGGAGATCAAGCCGGGCAACACGCTCCCGCTGGCGGAGATCCCCGAGGGCGTGCCGGTCTGTAACGTCGAGAGCAACCGCGGGGACGGCGGGAAGTTCGCGCGCGCCTCCGGCGTGTCGGCGACGCTTCTCACCCACGACCGCGACGTCGCGGTCGTCGAGCTCCCCAGCGGCGAAGTGAAGCGACTCGACCCGCAGTGCCGCGCCACGATCGGCGTGGTCGCGGGCGGCGGCCGGACGGAGAAGCCCTTCGTCAAGGCCGGGAACAAACACCACAAGATGAAAGCGCGCGGCACCAAATACCCGCGCGTGCGCGGCGTCGCGATGAACGCCGTCGACCACCCCTTCGGTGGCGGTGGTCGCCAACACCCCGGACAGCCGAAGTCCGTCTCGCGGAACGCCCCGCCGGGACGCAAGGTCGGTGACATCGCATCCAAGCGCACCGGACGAGGTAGCAACAAATGA
- a CDS encoding 50S ribosomal protein L23, producing the protein MNSIIEHPIVTEQAMNEMDFNNKLLFLVDVDATKPEISSEVADRYDVGVVGVNTQVTPQGEKKAIVTLSEDDDATEIASRIGVF; encoded by the coding sequence ATGAACTCGATCATCGAGCACCCGATCGTCACCGAGCAGGCGATGAACGAGATGGACTTCAACAACAAGCTGCTGTTCCTCGTCGACGTGGACGCGACCAAACCGGAGATCAGCTCCGAGGTCGCGGACCGCTACGACGTGGGCGTCGTCGGCGTGAACACGCAGGTGACGCCGCAGGGCGAGAAGAAGGCGATCGTCACCCTCTCCGAGGACGACGACGCGACCGAAATCGCCTCGCGCATCGGGGTGTTCTAA
- the rpl4p gene encoding 50S ribosomal protein L4, whose protein sequence is MNATVHDLDGDEAGSIDLPAVFETAFRPDLIGRAVGAAQANRKQAYGADEFAGLRTPAESFGSGRGLAHVPRSENVARRVPHAVSGRAAHPPKAEKDQTKKLNDKERQLAIRSAIAATTDAELVAERGHAFDEDLDLPLVVSDEFEDLEKTQEALSVLEAVGVDADIERSEEGRSVRAGQGKARGRKYRQPKSVLVVTSEEPSRAARNLAGVDIATAGEVNAEDLAPGAHPGRLTLWTESAVSEVADR, encoded by the coding sequence ATGAACGCAACAGTACACGACCTGGACGGCGACGAGGCGGGCAGCATCGATCTGCCGGCCGTCTTCGAGACCGCGTTCCGACCGGACCTCATCGGTCGCGCGGTCGGTGCCGCCCAGGCCAATCGAAAGCAGGCCTACGGGGCAGACGAGTTCGCCGGGCTGCGGACGCCCGCCGAGTCGTTCGGCTCCGGCCGCGGGCTCGCGCACGTGCCGCGTTCCGAGAACGTCGCCCGTCGCGTCCCGCATGCCGTGTCGGGCCGCGCCGCGCACCCGCCGAAGGCCGAGAAGGACCAGACGAAGAAACTGAACGACAAGGAGCGACAGCTCGCCATCCGGTCGGCCATCGCGGCCACCACCGACGCCGAGCTCGTCGCCGAGCGCGGCCACGCGTTCGACGAGGACCTCGACCTCCCGCTCGTCGTGAGCGACGAGTTCGAGGACCTCGAAAAGACGCAGGAGGCCCTGAGCGTGCTCGAAGCCGTCGGCGTCGACGCCGACATCGAGCGCTCCGAGGAGGGCCGCTCCGTCCGCGCCGGACAGGGGAAGGCCCGCGGCCGCAAGTACCGCCAGCCGAAGTCCGTCCTCGTCGTCACCAGTGAGGAGCCGTCCCGCGCCGCCCGCAACCTCGCGGGCGTCGACATCGCGACCGCGGGCGAGGTCAACGCGGAAGACCTCGCGCCGGGCGCGCATCCGGGCCGCCTCACGCTGTGGACCGAAAGCGCCGTCTCGGAGGTGGCCGACCGATGA
- a CDS encoding 50S ribosomal protein L3, which translates to MPQPSRPRKGSLGYGPRTRAESEVPRIRSWPEDDGAPALQGFAGYKAGMTHVMMVNDEANSPREGMEEAVPVTVVETPQMYAVAVRAYEETPYGQKPVAEVWSGEFHEELDRALDLPAEDTFETDAEELRALLDDDVVDDVRVITHTAPSDLSNVPKKKPDVMETRVGGGSLEERADFALDLVSEGGAHEFGDVFRAGQYTDVSGITKGKGTQGPVKRWGVQKRKGKHARQGWRRRIGNLGPWNPSRVRSTVPQQGQTGYHQRTELNKRLIDFGEGDDASVDGGFVNYGEVDGEYALIKGSLPGPDQRLLRFRPAIRPNDQPRLDPEVRYVSTESNQG; encoded by the coding sequence ATGCCACAACCAAGCCGACCACGAAAAGGCTCGCTGGGCTACGGCCCGCGCACCCGCGCAGAGAGCGAGGTGCCGCGCATCCGTTCGTGGCCAGAAGACGATGGGGCCCCTGCGCTGCAGGGCTTCGCCGGCTACAAAGCCGGAATGACCCACGTCATGATGGTCAACGACGAGGCGAACTCGCCGCGTGAGGGAATGGAGGAAGCCGTTCCCGTCACCGTCGTCGAGACGCCGCAGATGTACGCCGTCGCCGTGCGCGCCTACGAAGAGACGCCGTACGGACAGAAGCCGGTCGCAGAGGTCTGGAGCGGCGAGTTCCACGAGGAGCTCGACCGCGCGCTCGACCTGCCGGCCGAAGACACCTTCGAGACCGACGCGGAGGAACTGCGCGCGCTGCTCGACGACGACGTCGTCGACGACGTGCGCGTCATCACCCACACCGCGCCCTCGGATCTCTCGAACGTACCCAAGAAGAAGCCCGACGTCATGGAGACGCGCGTCGGCGGCGGCTCCCTGGAGGAGCGCGCCGACTTCGCGCTTGATCTCGTTTCCGAGGGCGGTGCCCACGAGTTCGGCGACGTCTTCCGCGCGGGGCAGTACACCGACGTCTCCGGCATCACGAAGGGCAAAGGGACGCAGGGCCCCGTCAAGCGGTGGGGCGTTCAAAAGCGGAAGGGCAAACACGCCCGTCAGGGATGGCGGCGTCGGATCGGTAACCTCGGTCCGTGGAACCCCTCTCGCGTCCGCTCGACCGTGCCCCAGCAGGGCCAGACCGGCTACCATCAGCGCACCGAGCTCAACAAGCGCCTCATCGACTTCGGCGAGGGCGACGACGCCTCCGTCGACGGCGGCTTCGTCAACTACGGCGAGGTCGACGGCGAGTACGCGCTCATCAAGGGCTCGCTGCCGGGACCGGACCAGCGCCTGCTTCGCTTCCGCCCGGCCATCCGGCCGAACGACCAGCCGCGCCTCGACCCCGAGGTCCGGTACGTTTCAACCGAATCCAACCAGGGATAA
- a CDS encoding putative RNA uridine N3 methyltransferase, which yields MRTEDGLTICVPSSLVREAEDDREATRKLGYVARAAAVFRADRLVVFPDREGDGRRGGEYVRTVLGYAATPPELRKDLWGQRDELRYVGVLPPLRVPWRTGSTPSGGESKTQGLVTEVGPEGRVRVNSPLREHPISLLVPSDMEVEQGERVTIRVSSREPVRARIAGKPEEGFQVVAADLSEALAGDGLAVATSRHGAELSVSRLGDLVSDARKAGGYTVAFGAPERGLPEMLGLSPDRIRAAVADGRSVEPDPGFDLWLNTIPAQASEVVRTEEALFATLGSLTLTE from the coding sequence ATGCGTACCGAAGACGGGCTCACGATCTGTGTTCCGTCTTCGCTCGTCCGGGAAGCCGAGGACGACCGCGAGGCGACTCGCAAACTCGGCTACGTCGCCCGTGCGGCGGCGGTGTTCCGGGCGGATCGGCTCGTCGTCTTCCCCGACCGGGAAGGCGACGGTCGACGGGGCGGGGAGTACGTCCGCACCGTGCTGGGGTACGCCGCGACGCCCCCGGAGCTCCGAAAGGACCTCTGGGGCCAACGCGACGAACTCCGGTACGTCGGTGTACTCCCCCCGCTCCGCGTGCCGTGGCGGACCGGCTCGACCCCTAGCGGGGGAGAGTCGAAAACACAGGGACTCGTGACCGAGGTCGGACCTGAAGGCCGCGTCCGGGTCAATTCCCCGCTGCGGGAACACCCGATCTCCCTGCTCGTTCCCTCCGACATGGAGGTCGAGCAGGGGGAGCGCGTCACCATCAGGGTCTCTTCGAGAGAACCGGTCCGCGCCCGCATCGCCGGGAAGCCCGAGGAGGGTTTCCAGGTCGTGGCCGCGGACCTGTCGGAAGCGCTCGCCGGCGACGGACTGGCCGTCGCGACGTCGCGACACGGAGCAGAACTCTCCGTCTCGCGGCTCGGCGACCTCGTCTCGGACGCGCGGAAGGCCGGCGGGTACACCGTCGCCTTCGGCGCGCCCGAGCGGGGGCTTCCGGAGATGCTCGGGCTTTCGCCCGACCGCATTCGGGCGGCCGTCGCCGACGGCCGCTCGGTCGAACCCGATCCGGGGTTCGACCTCTGGCTGAACACGATCCCGGCACAGGCGAGCGAGGTCGTCCGGACGGAGGAGGCTCTGTTCGCGACCCTCGGCTCGCTCACACTCACGGAGTAA